One Nitrososphaerota archaeon genomic region harbors:
- a CDS encoding exosome complex RNA-binding protein Csl4, with amino-acid sequence MSQTKKKAQTVLPGDKLAISEEFLPGKHTYDDSGLIRSLVAGAVSRDSVNMEISVRPSMEARTIRMDDWVTGQVEVVSGAAAGVKIYYVNGERMDKDFSGSISHRGMGGGRGARRMTPVKLGDIVRCRVFSLVNGIIHLSVDEPDMGVVHALCGNCGRPLLHGGPNRPKCDECGNVEERKLAADFGQTPIRP; translated from the coding sequence ATGAGCCAGACCAAGAAGAAGGCACAGACGGTCCTGCCTGGAGACAAGCTCGCCATATCGGAGGAGTTCCTCCCGGGCAAGCACACCTACGATGATTCAGGGCTGATCAGGTCCCTGGTGGCAGGAGCCGTGAGCAGGGACTCGGTCAACATGGAGATTTCGGTCAGACCGTCGATGGAGGCCCGGACGATCAGGATGGATGACTGGGTGACTGGGCAGGTGGAGGTCGTCTCGGGGGCCGCGGCCGGGGTCAAGATCTACTACGTGAACGGCGAGCGGATGGACAAGGACTTCTCAGGCAGCATCTCACACAGAGGGATGGGAGGAGGACGAGGCGCCCGGAGGATGACCCCTGTGAAGCTGGGGGATATCGTCAGGTGCAGGGTCTTCAGCCTGGTCAACGGCATCATCCACCTCTCGGTGGACGAGCCGGACATGGGAGTGGTCCACGCTCTCTGCGGCAATTGTGGGAGGCCTCTCCTCCATGGAGGGCCCAACAGACCCAAGTGCGACGAGTGCGGCAATGTGGAAGAGAGGAAGCTGGCCGCGGACTTCGGACAGACCCCAATTCGACCGTGA
- the dph2 gene encoding diphthamide biosynthesis enzyme Dph2 — translation MRIDEAKVFEIIEAKRPSVVLVNAPGGLLRQTKGLMERVKEKYGVTCILAGDSCFGICDTVDDDVETLQADLALHIGHNATVKEVGDYTYLIDAVDDVGFDEVVESATKTLSPYKRLGLVTFSQHLHQLGPVKARLESKGFEVHIGRQNNLMMQGQIFGCDFSTSYPLRDRVDAFVFLGESEFHAVGLALAMGKPTFMLDPYMNEVTDMQTAAEERRKRAVLAVYKALDARVFGVITGLKEGQKMLGRSKWISKRLEMNGRKVVRIALRDITPERLAPHREIDAFIQTACPRISVDGFTFDRPVLSIPQADALVALMEGRDMGEFLERPKWIELTVGQVKKK, via the coding sequence GTGAGGATAGACGAGGCCAAGGTCTTCGAGATAATCGAAGCCAAGCGGCCTTCAGTGGTTCTCGTGAACGCCCCAGGAGGCCTCCTCAGGCAGACCAAGGGCCTGATGGAGCGGGTGAAGGAGAAGTACGGCGTCACCTGCATCCTTGCGGGAGACAGCTGCTTCGGAATCTGCGACACTGTTGATGACGACGTCGAGACCCTTCAGGCAGACCTGGCCCTGCACATCGGCCACAACGCGACCGTGAAGGAAGTCGGGGACTACACCTACCTGATCGACGCCGTGGACGACGTCGGATTCGATGAAGTTGTCGAGTCCGCGACCAAGACGCTCTCCCCGTACAAGAGGCTGGGCCTGGTCACCTTCAGCCAGCACCTGCACCAGCTTGGGCCGGTGAAGGCGAGGCTGGAGTCGAAGGGGTTCGAGGTTCACATTGGCAGACAGAATAACCTGATGATGCAGGGACAGATCTTCGGCTGCGACTTCTCGACATCCTACCCGCTCCGCGACAGGGTCGACGCGTTCGTCTTCCTGGGAGAAAGCGAGTTCCACGCGGTTGGCCTGGCCCTGGCCATGGGGAAACCGACCTTCATGCTTGACCCGTACATGAACGAAGTGACGGATATGCAGACGGCGGCCGAGGAGAGGAGGAAGAGGGCCGTCCTGGCGGTCTACAAGGCTCTCGACGCCCGGGTCTTCGGGGTGATCACTGGGCTGAAGGAGGGTCAGAAGATGCTGGGCAGGAGCAAGTGGATCTCCAAGCGCCTCGAGATGAACGGAAGGAAGGTGGTCAGGATAGCACTCAGGGACATCACCCCGGAGCGGCTCGCGCCCCACAGGGAGATAGATGCGTTCATACAGACTGCATGTCCGAGAATCTCCGTGGACGGGTTCACATTCGACAGGCCAGTACTTTCCATCCCTCAGGCTGACGCCCTGGTTGCATTGATGGAGGGAAGAGATATGGGTGAGTTCCTCGAGAGGCCGAAATGGATAGAACTGACAGTCGGACAGGTGAAGAAGAAATGA
- a CDS encoding 50S ribosomal protein L16 has product MHGKNYRQWKGQFYNKRYAPGTPNPKVARFTTGKFRSDYDLKLNLVSEGTVQIRSNALESARVAANKKLALVGEDNYYLKVVTYPHLVLRENKMIATAGADRLQEGMRKAFGKPIGVAARVGIGAVILELSIKAENLQKGKEAMKAATTKLPMKTHAEIVQLEKKMES; this is encoded by the coding sequence ATCCACGGCAAGAATTATCGACAGTGGAAAGGTCAGTTCTACAACAAGCGGTACGCGCCTGGAACGCCAAATCCGAAGGTCGCGCGCTTCACCACCGGGAAGTTTAGATCTGACTACGACCTGAAACTCAACCTCGTCTCAGAGGGGACGGTCCAAATTAGATCGAACGCCTTGGAATCAGCGAGGGTGGCCGCAAACAAGAAGCTTGCCCTCGTGGGCGAGGACAACTACTACCTGAAGGTGGTCACGTATCCACATCTCGTACTTCGGGAGAACAAGATGATCGCGACTGCGGGGGCAGACAGGCTCCAGGAAGGGATGCGGAAGGCCTTCGGCAAGCCCATAGGGGTCGCGGCCAGGGTCGGCATCGGAGCGGTGATACTGGAGCTGAGCATTAAGGCAGAGAACCTGCAGAAGGGGAAGGAGGCGATGAAGGCGGCGACCACCAAGCTGCCGATGAAGACGCACGCAGAGATAGTCCAGCTAGAAAAGAAGATGGAAAGTTGA
- a CDS encoding DNA methyltransferase, whose amino-acid sequence MPYTLPRKVADSDQLVLVLVFGKLSVLEACTVLSGHVDRAESPTERVSVLTLKQRVPDLITDLAGVHKCAPLVEVIGDSSESPAKLVQSIAGHLEEKSNISISGYDISEDDYEQIARSVLDGVREEGFRKVRLLRPRGNELLAEQVLSRSAFDIVAFPYHGGFGLGPTAWVPDSTSMRQRGTQKPTPHSDISMSPRLARVLLNLAGLSEGQSVLDPFCGSGTILAEALIRNYRCLGLDSKASRVQDARENLGWLLGSPKNAGYDIRLGDSRELPKMLRRSKVDAIVTEPLLLPRIEARPKTSTASALIDGAGEVYGAALASMAEVLQPGGRIVIVAPVIETMDGEEVSLELDGRELGLRPHQPGPVGFQYPVRLSFESTRWVKRAVYVFESRS is encoded by the coding sequence ATGCCCTACACCCTCCCGAGGAAGGTGGCCGACTCCGACCAGCTTGTCCTCGTCCTGGTCTTCGGCAAGCTCTCCGTCCTGGAGGCCTGCACAGTGCTCTCCGGGCACGTCGACAGGGCCGAGTCCCCGACCGAACGAGTTTCCGTCCTTACCCTAAAGCAACGAGTCCCCGACCTGATCACAGACCTCGCGGGGGTCCACAAGTGCGCTCCCCTGGTCGAGGTCATCGGCGACAGCTCGGAAAGCCCGGCCAAGCTTGTCCAGAGCATCGCCGGCCACCTCGAGGAGAAATCCAACATCTCCATCAGCGGCTACGACATCTCGGAGGACGACTACGAGCAGATCGCCAGGTCGGTGCTTGACGGGGTCAGGGAGGAAGGGTTCAGGAAGGTCAGGCTCCTGAGGCCCAGGGGGAACGAACTGCTCGCCGAGCAGGTCCTCTCCAGGTCGGCTTTCGACATCGTGGCCTTTCCATATCACGGGGGTTTCGGTCTCGGGCCCACCGCCTGGGTCCCCGATTCCACTTCGATGCGCCAGCGCGGGACGCAGAAGCCGACCCCCCACTCCGACATCTCCATGTCCCCGAGGCTGGCTCGGGTGCTGCTCAACCTCGCAGGCCTCAGCGAAGGGCAGAGCGTGCTCGACCCTTTCTGCGGGTCGGGGACCATACTCGCTGAGGCCCTGATTCGCAACTACCGCTGCCTCGGCCTCGACTCGAAGGCCAGCAGGGTGCAGGACGCCAGAGAGAACCTCGGATGGCTCCTGGGAAGTCCGAAGAACGCAGGCTACGACATCAGGCTCGGGGACTCCAGGGAGCTGCCCAAGATGCTCCGGAGGTCCAAGGTCGACGCCATCGTCACTGAGCCGCTGCTCCTCCCGCGGATCGAGGCCAGACCGAAGACCAGCACCGCCAGCGCTCTGATCGACGGGGCGGGGGAGGTCTACGGCGCGGCCCTCGCTTCCATGGCAGAGGTGCTCCAGCCCGGGGGGAGGATCGTGATTGTCGCGCCTGTCATAGAGACCATGGACGGGGAGGAGGTGTCGCTGGAGCTGGACGGAAGGGAGCTGGGGCTCAGGCCGCACCAACCCGGACCCGTCGGGTTCCAGTACCCTGTCCGGCTCTCCTTCGAGAGCACACGCTGGGTGAAGAGGGCGGTCTACGTCTTCGAATCGAGGTCCTGA